A region from the Sinorhizobium chiapasense genome encodes:
- a CDS encoding (2Fe-2S)-binding protein, whose amino-acid sequence MTSFDINGRAVTVDAEDDTPLLWVIRDEIGLTGTKFGCGIGMCGACTVHVGGRPTRSCITPLASVAGAKVTTIEGLDPESRHPVQQAWAQLQVPQCGYCQSGQIMQAAALIKDFPSPTDQDIDAVMAGNLCRCMTYVRIRNAIKQAAAQSKKVAINE is encoded by the coding sequence ATGACCTCATTTGACATCAATGGCCGCGCGGTGACCGTCGATGCCGAGGATGACACGCCCCTGCTGTGGGTCATCCGTGACGAGATTGGCCTGACCGGCACGAAGTTCGGCTGCGGGATCGGGATGTGCGGCGCCTGCACGGTCCACGTCGGCGGCCGGCCCACGCGCTCGTGCATAACGCCGCTCGCCAGCGTCGCCGGCGCCAAGGTCACCACCATCGAGGGCCTCGATCCCGAGAGCCGGCATCCGGTGCAGCAGGCGTGGGCCCAGCTTCAGGTGCCGCAATGCGGCTACTGCCAGTCGGGCCAGATCATGCAGGCGGCAGCGCTCATCAAAGACTTCCCGTCCCCGACCGATCAGGACATCGATGCCGTCATGGCCGGCAACCTGTGCCGCTGCATGACCTACGTCCGCATCCGCAACGCCATCAAGCAGGCTGCCGCGCAATCAAAGAAGGTTGCCATCAATGAGTGA
- a CDS encoding xanthine dehydrogenase family protein molybdopterin-binding subunit, translating into MSELEHPGALSRRSFLVGLAGAAVTFGFAPGEGTAQESGSSPFEPTIWYSLDRDEIVTVNIVRAEMGQHIGTAIARVLADELEVDWSNVRILLVDTDPKWGYMQTGGSKSVWVDFPIYSRAGAAGRIALIEAGARLLGVSPSQCVARRGAVSAEGRSITYGEIVRRGGPTREFTSDQLAKLPIKRPSERRLIGQKSDALDVPAKINGTARYGIDAIVEGMVYARPKIPPTRYGSVVRAVDDSAAKRIKGYLTSIVIEDPSNTVPGWVVVCATSYPAAIRAADLVKVDWAAGDAAKVSEQDILDYGATQIAAPRGGALVVDDPEVDSAFRAAASTLERTYTTSSVLHAQLEPVNALAFEKDGRFEIHTGSQAQSTILPVLARALDLAQDRIVLRTYLLGGAFGRRLNTDYAVPAALAAKALGKPVKLVLTRQDDTRFDSFRSPSIQKLRLAFDVRGKVTAMEHHASAGWPTSVYFPPANMPKAPDGNPFDPFAIDGADHWYSVGAQRVRALENDLANRAFRPGYLRAVGPGWINWAVETFMDEAALVARADPVAFRLGLLDARGRNAGSAPNSVNGAKRQAEVLKRAAKKAGWGSSMPRDTALGVATTFGQSRSMPTWVACVARVRVDRSSGDVSVEKLTIAVDAGTLIHPDGALAQVEGSVLWGLSMALYEGTEFHKGQVKDTNFDSYTPLRIGDVPELDIEFIESVEAPVGLGEPGTTVVAPAIGNAIFAATGVRLRHLPIRSTAVLAALASLKPV; encoded by the coding sequence ATGAGTGAGTTGGAGCATCCGGGCGCGCTTTCGCGCCGTAGCTTTCTGGTCGGTCTCGCCGGCGCGGCCGTCACTTTCGGTTTCGCACCAGGGGAGGGCACCGCGCAAGAGTCGGGATCGAGCCCCTTCGAGCCCACGATTTGGTACAGCCTTGACCGCGATGAAATCGTGACCGTGAACATCGTCCGTGCGGAAATGGGTCAGCACATCGGCACTGCCATCGCCCGCGTCCTCGCCGATGAACTCGAGGTAGACTGGAGCAACGTCCGCATCCTGCTGGTCGATACCGATCCGAAATGGGGCTACATGCAGACTGGCGGCAGCAAGTCGGTCTGGGTCGATTTCCCGATTTACAGCCGCGCCGGTGCTGCAGGCCGCATCGCCCTCATCGAGGCCGGCGCAAGGCTGCTCGGGGTGAGCCCGTCGCAATGTGTTGCGCGCCGGGGCGCCGTGTCTGCCGAAGGCCGGTCCATCACCTATGGCGAAATCGTCCGGCGCGGCGGGCCGACGCGCGAATTTACGTCAGACCAACTTGCGAAGCTGCCGATCAAGCGGCCCTCAGAGCGACGTCTTATCGGGCAAAAAAGCGACGCTCTCGACGTCCCCGCGAAGATCAACGGCACCGCGCGTTACGGAATCGATGCGATCGTTGAAGGCATGGTTTATGCGCGGCCGAAGATTCCTCCGACGCGTTACGGTTCGGTGGTCCGCGCCGTCGATGATTCCGCGGCGAAGCGGATCAAGGGATATCTCACGAGCATCGTAATCGAAGATCCTTCCAACACGGTGCCCGGTTGGGTCGTCGTGTGCGCGACATCCTATCCGGCGGCGATCCGCGCCGCTGACCTCGTCAAGGTCGATTGGGCCGCGGGTGATGCTGCGAAGGTGTCGGAGCAGGACATCCTCGATTACGGCGCAACGCAGATCGCTGCGCCGCGCGGGGGCGCGCTTGTGGTTGATGACCCAGAAGTCGATTCCGCCTTTCGCGCAGCCGCCTCCACGCTCGAGCGGACCTACACAACCAGCAGCGTTCTCCATGCCCAGCTCGAACCGGTCAACGCCCTCGCCTTCGAGAAGGACGGCCGCTTCGAGATCCATACCGGCAGTCAGGCGCAGAGCACGATATTGCCCGTGCTGGCACGGGCGCTCGATCTGGCGCAGGATCGCATTGTCCTGCGGACCTATCTGCTCGGCGGAGCATTCGGGCGGAGGCTCAACACCGATTATGCCGTCCCTGCCGCGCTGGCCGCCAAGGCTCTTGGCAAGCCCGTGAAGCTCGTGCTGACGCGCCAGGATGACACGCGCTTCGACTCGTTTCGCTCGCCGTCGATACAGAAACTGCGGCTGGCGTTCGACGTCCGTGGGAAGGTCACGGCCATGGAACATCACGCGTCGGCCGGCTGGCCGACCTCGGTCTATTTCCCGCCGGCGAACATGCCAAAGGCGCCCGATGGAAACCCGTTCGATCCATTTGCCATCGACGGCGCGGACCACTGGTACAGCGTTGGGGCGCAACGCGTCCGCGCACTCGAGAACGACCTTGCCAATCGTGCGTTTCGCCCCGGTTATCTGCGCGCGGTCGGGCCCGGCTGGATCAATTGGGCGGTTGAAACCTTCATGGATGAGGCCGCACTGGTGGCCCGCGCCGACCCTGTCGCATTCCGCCTCGGGCTGTTGGACGCTCGCGGCCGCAATGCCGGGTCGGCGCCCAATTCGGTGAACGGCGCGAAGCGTCAGGCAGAGGTCCTCAAACGGGCGGCGAAAAAAGCCGGATGGGGCTCGTCCATGCCCAGGGACACAGCGCTCGGCGTTGCCACCACATTTGGTCAATCACGTTCGATGCCCACATGGGTCGCTTGCGTCGCGCGCGTTCGCGTCGACCGCAGCAGCGGCGACGTTTCAGTCGAAAAGCTCACAATTGCTGTCGATGCAGGCACCCTCATTCATCCAGACGGCGCACTCGCGCAAGTCGAAGGCAGCGTTCTGTGGGGCCTCAGCATGGCGCTCTATGAGGGAACCGAGTTCCACAAGGGCCAAGTTAAGGACACGAACTTCGACAGCTATACGCCGTTGCGCATCGGCGACGTACCGGAGCTCGACATCGAGTTCATCGAGAGCGTCGAGGCTCCAGTCGGCCTCGGCGAACCGGGCACAACCGTCGTCGCGCCCGCCATCGGCAATGCCATTTTTGCGGCGACAGGTGTTCGCTTGCGCCACCTGCCCATCCGGTCAACCGCCGTCCTCGCGGCGCTCGCGTCTCTCAAACCGGTCTAA
- a CDS encoding HupE/UreJ family protein, with protein sequence MRVFLAICFTLFASSAFAHTGVGSASGVIHGFLHPLSGIDHILAMIAVGILAANLGGRAIWAVPLTFMALMGVGGFLGIAHVPLPFIELGIALSIIVLGLAVAAQWDWPIAAAMALVGVFAIFHGHAHGAEMPVDPAGLAYALGFMLAAGHLHLIGIGIGIGAARLASTRSHAQRLTQFGGAAIAVLGGGVLVGLV encoded by the coding sequence ATGCGCGTCTTTCTTGCGATCTGCTTCACGCTTTTTGCATCATCCGCCTTCGCTCACACAGGTGTCGGTTCGGCGTCCGGCGTCATACACGGCTTCTTGCACCCGTTGAGCGGAATTGACCACATTCTGGCGATGATCGCGGTCGGAATCTTGGCCGCCAATCTGGGCGGACGCGCAATCTGGGCTGTGCCGCTCACGTTCATGGCGTTGATGGGAGTGGGTGGTTTTCTCGGCATCGCGCATGTCCCGCTGCCCTTTATCGAGCTTGGAATCGCGCTTTCGATCATTGTGCTTGGGCTTGCGGTTGCGGCGCAATGGGATTGGCCCATCGCCGCCGCGATGGCGCTCGTCGGCGTCTTCGCAATCTTCCACGGCCATGCCCATGGGGCCGAGATGCCTGTTGATCCCGCGGGACTGGCGTACGCGCTTGGCTTTATGCTCGCCGCGGGGCATCTGCACTTGATCGGCATCGGAATCGGAATTGGAGCCGCGCGGCTCGCTTCGACAAGGTCGCATGCGCAGCGGCTTACGCAGTTCGGCGGCGCGGCGATCGCCGTCCTGGGCGGAGGTGTGTTGGTAGGGCTCGTTTAA